In Fusarium oxysporum f. sp. lycopersici 4287 supercont2.57 genomic scaffold, whole genome shotgun sequence, a single window of DNA contains:
- a CDS encoding uncharacterized protein (At least one base has a quality score < 10) translates to MPANKPFPLIVDVWANPTHNRIPETERLFKQSHADPALFSKKLSPEQIIALMDEAGVSQICLSAWNRPGSVIAPNEEIAEYTRAFPNRIFGLVSVDLHDPVSAVKDLDHYVRKEGFKGLRVVPWLWNLPPTDAHYWPLFVKCIELDVPFLTQVGHTGPLCPSEVGRPIPYIDEIALKFPDLKIICGHLGYPWAAEMVSVAWKHPNVYIDTSAWSPKYYDPAFITFANTTGRKKVMFGTNFPQLTWKDCVNNAHKSHGKNGKGGLKEEVLDDFMGGNAKRVLKLPDWNDKEAQSKL, encoded by the exons ATGCCAGCTAATAAACCTTTCCCTCTGATTGTAGATGTATGGGCCAACCCAACCCAC AATAGGATTCCAGAGACGGAGCGCCTTTTTAAACAAAGCCATGCGGACCCTGCGCTATTCTCCAAAAAGCTCTCTCCAGAGCAGATCATCGCTCTGATGGATGAAGCTGGCGTATCGCAGATATGCCTATCGGCCTGGAACAGGCCAGGTTCCGTCATCGCGCCTAACGAGGAAATTGCCGAGTATACTCGAGCTTTCCCCAACCGCATTTTCGGCCTTGTGTCGGTCGATCTGCACGATCCCGTGTCTGCGGTAAAGGATCTAGATCACTACGTTAGGAAAGAAGGCTTCAAGGGTCTTCGGGTTGTGCCGTGGCTATGGAACCTTCCCCCGACCGATGCGCATTATTGGCCACTGTTCGTCAAGTGCATCGAGCTTGACGTTCCGTTCCTCACACAGGTCGGTCACACAGGACCGCTTTGCCCAAGCGAAGTAGGAAGACCGATTCCTTATATCGACGAAATAGCACTCAAGTTCCCGGATTTGAAGATCATTTGTGGCCATCTCGGCTATCCTTGGGCTGCTGAGATGGTGTCTGTGGCGTGGAAGCACCCTAACGTCTACATCGATACAAGCGCTTGGTCACCCAAGTACTACGACCCAGCGTTTATCACATTTGCAAACACTACGGGTCGGAAGAAAGTCATGTTCGGAACCAACTTTCCGCAGCTGACCTGGAAAGACTGCGTAAACAATGCACACAAAAGCCATGGGAAGAACGGGAAAGGGGGattgaaagaagaagtacTAGATGATTTCATGGGGGGGAATGCTAAGAGGGTTTTGAAGTTGCCTGACTGGAACGACAAAGAAGCTCAGTCGAAACTGTAG
- a CDS encoding uncharacterized protein (At least one base has a quality score < 10) — MIFTSRYEIPIPEVDLLTYIFEESQSTSTDKPVYVEARDPTQQLNKVQLEHTLKSLAAGLRHVLKIRDGDVVLGFCENSILYPAVIFGSIAAGGIFTGANPSYTYSELVNQLTVSGAKCIVTDSPRLEMAKKAAAAAGLPPSSLVLIDSKDSSAGGGVSSFQSLLGYGTYSWERISDPKVLADKPAVLNFSSGTTGLPKACEITHRNLVANAEQNLHLDRVARKRKNDPTFAANDVHCAFLPFYHAMGLITFCILNVKRGCTTVVMPKFDLKSFLSTIQDFKVTYLILAPPVVSMLVKSPLVCQYDLSSVKFLVCGAAPLQADVEKRLEALFSKTGARSRQGWGMSEATMSISIFGPDEFDPSHGSVGYLVANMQLQIIDENGKALGYDEEGEAILRGPNMFKGYYKNPAATKEAFTDDGWVKTGDIVKIDRTGLVTIVDRKKELIKVKGFQVAPSELEGHLLEHEGVLDCAVIRVLRDGQEHPQAHVVRKKSDATAESILSFMDKRLSPVKRITGGIIFTDAIPKSRSGKILRRLIKDGFASKDPSPRL, encoded by the exons ATGATTTTTACTTCTAGATATGAGATTCCCATTCCTGAGGTCGACCTCCTCACTTACATATTCG AGGAGTCGCAATCAACGTCGACAGATAAGCCTGTATATGTTGAGGCCCGTGACCCGACCCAACAACTCAATAAAGTACAACTAGAGCATACGTTGAAATCTCTAGCCGCTGGATTACGGCATGTGTTAAAGATACGAGACGGCGATGTTGTCTTGGGCTTTTGTGAGAATTCT ATCCTCTACCCAGCGGTGATTTTTGGATCAATTGCCGCCGGGGGAATATTTACTGGAGCCAATCCGTCATACACATACTCTG AACTGGTCAATCAGCTCACCGTCTCAGGCGCCAAATGCATTGTTACCGACAGCCCTCGACTTGAAATGGCGAAGAAAGCTGCAGCAGCTGCAGGCTTACCACCCAGTTCCTTGGTCCTCATCGACTCGAAGGACAGCAGCGCGGGCGGTGGCGTTTCATCTTTTCAAAGCTTGTTAGGATACGGAACGTACTCTTGGGAGAGGATATCAGACCCCAAAGTTCTAGCTGATAA ACCAGCAGTCCTCAATTTCAGCAGTGGCACAACCGGTCTCCCTAAGGCTTGTGAGATTACCCATCGCAACTTGGTCGCCAACGCCGAACAAAATCTGCACCTTGACCGTGTAGCAAGGAAGCGGAAAAATGACCCAACCTTTGCAGCCAACGATGTCCATTGTGCTTTTCTTCCATTCTACCATGCTA TGGGTCTTATCACTTTCTGCATCTTGAACGTGAAACGAGGCTGCACCACCGTCGTCATGCCAAAGTTTGACTTGAAGTCGTTTCTCAGCACGATCCAAGACTTCAAAGTAACATACCTAATCCTCGCGCCCCCAGTGGTATCAATGCTGGTCAAGAGTCCCCTTGTTTGTCAGTACGACCTTTCAAGTGTGAAGTTTCTCGTGTGCGGAGCAGCACCACTCCAGGCCGATGTGGAAAAGCGACTCGAGGCACTCTTCAGCAAGACAGGCGCTCGCAGCCGTCAAGGATGGGGTATGAGCGAGGCTACCATGTCAATTTCGATCTTTGGACCTGATGAGTTTGATCCCTCTCACGGGAGCGTTGGATACCTGGTGGCCAATATGCAGCTCCAGAttattgatgagaatggcaaaGCTCTTGGTTATGACGAGGAAGGGGAGGCTATACTTCGCGGACCGAATATGTTCAAGGGCTACTACAAGAACCCTGCTGCTACCAAAGAGGCTTTCACTGATGATGGCTGGGTCAAGACTGGGGACATTGTCAAGATTGATAGGACTGGACTGGTCACCATCGTTGACCGCAAAAAG GAActcatcaaggtcaagggaTTCCAGGTCGCACCATCAGAACTAGAAGGCCATCTTTTGGAACACGAAGGTGTCTTAGACTGCGCAGTCATTCGGGTTCTACG AGACGGACAAGAACATCCTCAGGCGCACGTCGTGCGAAAGAAGTCAGATGCGACAGCTGAGTCCATCCTGTCATTCATGGACAAGCGTTTGTCTCCAGTCAAGCGAATCACAGGCGGTATCATATTCACCGATGCCATTCCAAAGTCCAGGTCTGGCAAGATTCTGCGACGATTGATCAAGGATGGCTTTGCTAGCAAGGACCCCAGTCCCCGTCTATGA
- a CDS encoding alcohol dehydrogenase (At least one base has a quality score < 10) has protein sequence MSQPQDLLDSVSGQLRNLPLLATPETCSGRSYIVTGANSGLGFEAAKHLVSLGAAKVILAVRNLSAGEKAKADIEASTGRTSSSEVWHLDLSSYESVNDFAKRATLKLDRIDALIENAGVAIDMSNQAEGHPATFTVNVFSTFLLAMLLLPKMKADAQRLKIAPHITIVSSSVAFFTQPLWDLGKDDANPMNKIVQVGQLDMTSGYTVSKLLEVLAQSLEL, from the exons ATGTCCCAACCTCAAGACCTTCTCGACTCAGTGTCAGGCCAGCTTCGCAACCTGCCTCTTTTGGCCACGCCTGAGACTTGCTCCGGTCGCTCATACATTGTCACTGGAGCCAATTCTGGGCTTGGGTTTGAAGCGGCAAAGCATCTCGTCTCCCTCGGCGCAGCTAAGGTGATTCTGGCCGTCCGCAATCTCAGCGCCggcgagaaggccaaggccgaCATAGAAGCAAGCACGGGAAGGACCAGCTCTTCCGAGGTCTGGCATCTTGACCTTTCCAGTTATGAGTCTGTCAATGACTTTGCCAAACGAGCCACCCTCAAACTTGACCGCATCGACGCCCTGATTGAGAATGCTGGTGTTGCCATTGACATGAGCAACCAGGCCGAGGGTCATCCTGCCACATTCACTGTCAACGTGTTCAGCACTTTCCTCCTGGCAATGCTCCTCTTGCCCAAGATGAAAGCGGATGCTCAACGACTTAAGATTGCCCCTCATATTACGATTGTCTCCAGTTCGGTGGCGTTTTTCACACAACCTCTCTGGGACCTGGGTAAAGATGACGCCAACCCCATGAACAAGATCGTCCAAGTGGGACAGCTGGACATGACCAGTGG GTATACTGTGTCGAAACTCCTTGAGGTGCTTGCG CAGTCGCTGGAACTATGA
- a CDS encoding uncharacterized protein (At least one base has a quality score < 10) has translation MNFRTLRVHYRLRMMLTVENLSKTPAAPALSESGKSSL, from the coding sequence ATGAACTTCAGGACTCTCAGGGTCCACTACCGACTCCGAATGATGTTAACAGTGGAGAATCTAAGCAAAACACCGGCAGCGCCAGCCTTGTCAGAATCCGGGAAAAGTTCGTTATGA